The proteins below come from a single Candidatus Zixiibacteriota bacterium genomic window:
- a CDS encoding CsgG/HfaB family protein yields MNRSSNKKSRLIVPASLVLTILLGLNCAGSNSTTFVHPEYSFQYLERVAVVPFDNLSNDKGAGARVSRIFVTELLAKQVFDVVEPGEVSRILMEKSLVRTSELTQEQIISVGKELGAQGIILGTVNESASIRSGGATSNTVTLVVRMVETETGATVWSTTKTSSGKGFWSSLFGTGGKSLSEVTSSCVKAVLNSLID; encoded by the coding sequence GTGAACCGTTCTTCGAATAAGAAATCAAGACTGATTGTTCCCGCATCGCTGGTTCTCACTATATTGTTAGGACTCAATTGCGCCGGATCGAATTCGACCACGTTCGTTCATCCCGAGTACAGTTTCCAGTATCTCGAAAGAGTAGCGGTGGTCCCGTTTGATAATCTCTCGAACGACAAGGGAGCCGGGGCACGAGTCAGCAGGATCTTTGTCACCGAGCTGCTTGCAAAACAGGTGTTCGATGTTGTGGAACCGGGAGAGGTAAGCAGAATCTTGATGGAGAAATCTTTGGTCCGTACTTCGGAGCTCACGCAGGAGCAGATCATCAGTGTCGGCAAGGAACTGGGGGCCCAGGGCATCATACTTGGCACAGTAAATGAATCTGCAAGCATCAGGAGCGGTGGAGCAACCTCCAACACGGTCACTCTCGTTGTACGAATGGTTGAAACCGAAACGGGGGCGACAGTATGGTCTACGACCAAAACAAGCAGCGGCAAGGGATTCTGGTCATCTCTCTTTGGAACCGGTGGCAAGTCGCTGAGCGAAGTTACCAGTAGCTGCGTGAAAGCTGTTCTGAATTCTCTAATCGACTGA